The following coding sequences are from one Shewanella violacea DSS12 window:
- a CDS encoding nucleoside-specific channel-forming Tsx family protein produces the protein MKNVKTLALATALAATAAMSAPTFAADRGEDIRSGDYSWMQFNAMYAVNELPRSDADDGGHDYLEMEFGGRAGFVDLYGYVDVFNLATGDSGDKATGAGKSKMFMKFAPRFSIDAITGWDLSAGPIQEVYFSTLFNWGGGIIGEDVNASFWGIGADVMVPWLGKTGMNLYAHYDMNGKEWNGYQFSMNWFKPFYNFDNGSFVSFQGYVDYQFGADDDYGNEFVPMTSNGGAAYFGVHWHSDNYALGYGLKAYQDVYLLEDNGGIVGLETTGFAHYFTATYKF, from the coding sequence ATGAAAAACGTTAAAACTTTAGCACTAGCTACAGCATTAGCAGCAACAGCTGCTATGTCTGCACCAACTTTCGCAGCAGACCGCGGCGAAGATATCCGTTCAGGCGATTACAGCTGGATGCAGTTCAACGCTATGTACGCTGTTAATGAACTTCCACGTTCTGATGCAGATGATGGCGGACACGATTACCTTGAAATGGAATTCGGCGGCCGCGCTGGCTTCGTAGACCTATACGGTTATGTTGATGTTTTCAACCTAGCGACAGGTGATTCAGGCGACAAGGCTACTGGTGCTGGTAAGAGCAAGATGTTCATGAAGTTTGCACCTCGTTTCTCTATCGATGCAATCACAGGTTGGGATCTTTCAGCTGGTCCAATCCAAGAAGTTTACTTCTCGACTCTTTTCAACTGGGGTGGCGGTATTATCGGTGAAGATGTAAACGCATCTTTCTGGGGTATAGGCGCCGACGTTATGGTTCCTTGGTTAGGTAAGACTGGCATGAACCTTTACGCTCATTACGATATGAATGGTAAAGAGTGGAACGGTTATCAGTTCTCTATGAACTGGTTCAAGCCTTTCTACAACTTCGACAACGGTTCTTTCGTTTCATTCCAGGGTTATGTCGATTACCAGTTTGGTGCAGATGATGACTATGGTAACGAGTTTGTACCTATGACTTCTAACGGTGGCGCAGCTTACTTTGGTGTTCACTGGCATTCAGACAACTATGCATTGGGTTATGGCCTGAAGGCATATCAAGATGTTTACTTGCTTGAAGACAATGGCGGAATCGTTGGTCTAGAGACTACTGGTTTTGCACATTACTTCACTGCTACTTACAAGTTCTAA
- a CDS encoding NupC/NupG family nucleoside CNT transporter, with protein MDILMSLVGVVTLLAIAFLLSNGKKSINYRTVFGALAIQAAFGGFVLYVPIGQEVLGGVSMGVANVIGYSQAGIDFLFGGLGTDAMFANGVGFVFAVRVLPVIIFFSSLIAVLYYLGIMQLVIKFIGGALQKALGTSRTESMAATANIFVGQTEAPLVVRPFIATMTNSELFAIMVGGLASIAGAVLAGYAGMGVKIEYLVAASFMAAPGGLMMAKLMHPETEETNNEMDDLPDEADKPANVIDAAAAGAASGMHLALNVGAMLLAFVGLIAMLNGMIGGLGGLVGIENLTMELILGYIFMPLAFLIGVPWNEALVAGSFIGQKIIVNEFVAYLNFAPYLKDIADGGMVVAETGLAMTDRTKAIISFALCGFANLSSIAILLGGLGAMAPSRRHDLAKLGVRAVIAASLANLMSATLAGLFLAL; from the coding sequence ATGGATATTTTAATGAGTCTAGTAGGGGTGGTCACCTTACTTGCAATAGCTTTCTTATTATCGAATGGTAAGAAGTCAATAAACTACCGTACCGTTTTTGGTGCGTTAGCAATTCAAGCTGCTTTTGGTGGCTTTGTTCTTTACGTTCCAATTGGTCAAGAAGTACTAGGTGGCGTATCAATGGGCGTAGCCAATGTCATCGGCTACTCTCAAGCAGGTATCGACTTCCTATTTGGTGGTCTTGGTACTGACGCTATGTTCGCAAACGGTGTAGGCTTCGTCTTCGCTGTGCGTGTTCTACCTGTCATTATCTTCTTCTCTTCTTTAATTGCTGTCCTTTACTACCTAGGCATCATGCAACTTGTTATCAAGTTCATCGGTGGTGCATTGCAAAAAGCACTCGGTACAAGCCGTACCGAATCTATGGCAGCTACAGCAAACATCTTTGTTGGTCAAACTGAAGCTCCTCTAGTTGTTCGTCCGTTTATCGCGACTATGACTAACTCAGAGCTTTTTGCCATCATGGTTGGTGGTCTGGCTTCTATCGCTGGTGCGGTACTTGCTGGCTACGCAGGCATGGGCGTTAAGATTGAGTATTTGGTTGCAGCGTCATTTATGGCGGCTCCTGGTGGTCTTATGATGGCCAAGCTTATGCACCCAGAGACTGAAGAAACTAACAACGAAATGGATGACTTGCCTGATGAAGCAGACAAGCCAGCTAACGTTATCGACGCAGCAGCAGCTGGTGCAGCATCTGGTATGCACTTAGCACTTAACGTTGGTGCTATGCTACTAGCCTTCGTAGGTCTTATCGCCATGCTTAACGGCATGATCGGTGGTCTAGGTGGTCTTGTTGGTATCGAGAACTTAACTATGGAACTTATCCTAGGTTATATCTTCATGCCTCTAGCATTCCTTATCGGTGTGCCTTGGAACGAAGCGCTAGTCGCTGGTTCGTTCATCGGTCAGAAGATCATCGTCAACGAATTCGTTGCTTACCTAAACTTCGCTCCTTACCTTAAAGATATTGCCGATGGTGGTATGGTTGTTGCTGAAACCGGTCTTGCTATGACTGATAGAACTAAAGCTATCATCTCATTCGCACTATGTGGATTTGCTAACCTATCTTCAATCGCTATTCTTCTCGGTGGTCTAGGCGCCATGGCTCCAAGCCGTCGTCATGACTTAGCTAAGCTAGGTGTACGTGCCGTTATCGCAGCATCGCTTGCGAACCTAATGAGCGCGACACTAGCGGGTCTATTCTTAGCACTATAA
- the deoA gene encoding thymidine phosphorylase, with protein MFLAQEIIRKKRNAEALSKEEIQFFVKGITDNTVSEGQIAAFGMAVYFNDMSMDERIALTTCMRDSGTVLDWRSLDLNGPIIDKHSTGGVGDVISLMLGPMAAACGGYVPMISGRGLGHTGGTLDKFDAIPGYQTEPDSALFRKVVKEAGVAIIGQTGDLVPADKRFYSIRDNTATVESISLITASILSKKLAAGLDALAMDVKVGSGAFMPTYEASEELARSITAVANGAGTKTTALLTDMNQVLASCAGNAVEVKEAVDFLTGKYRNPRLYEVTMGLCAEMLQLGGLAENEAQARDKLNTVLDNGKAAEIFGRMISGLGGPTDFIENPGLYLPESNIVRPVYAEQAGFASAMDTRELGMAVVTLGGGRRKPGDALDYSVGLTQVCALGDEITKDKPIAMIHAQSESAFEEASSAVRNAIQVTETRSEKTPEIYRYIRAEDL; from the coding sequence ATGTTTCTAGCACAAGAGATAATTCGTAAAAAACGCAACGCAGAAGCCTTGTCTAAAGAAGAGATCCAGTTTTTCGTCAAAGGCATCACAGATAATACCGTTTCAGAAGGCCAAATTGCGGCCTTTGGTATGGCAGTTTACTTCAACGACATGAGCATGGATGAGCGTATCGCGCTGACCACATGTATGCGTGACTCTGGCACAGTACTCGACTGGCGGAGTTTGGATCTTAACGGTCCTATCATAGATAAGCACAGTACGGGTGGCGTCGGTGACGTTATCAGCTTGATGCTTGGCCCAATGGCTGCCGCTTGCGGTGGTTATGTGCCAATGATATCGGGTCGTGGTCTGGGTCATACCGGCGGTACCTTAGATAAGTTTGATGCCATCCCAGGTTATCAAACTGAGCCAGATAGCGCCCTGTTCCGAAAAGTGGTTAAAGAGGCGGGTGTAGCCATCATAGGCCAAACCGGCGATCTGGTTCCAGCCGATAAGCGCTTTTACTCCATTCGTGACAATACTGCCACTGTCGAGTCAATTTCACTGATTACCGCTTCTATACTGTCCAAGAAATTGGCAGCAGGTTTAGATGCTCTGGCTATGGACGTCAAAGTAGGTAGTGGTGCATTTATGCCGACCTATGAAGCATCTGAAGAGTTAGCACGTAGCATTACCGCAGTGGCTAACGGTGCTGGAACTAAGACAACTGCATTACTTACAGACATGAATCAGGTCTTGGCTTCATGTGCGGGTAATGCCGTCGAGGTGAAAGAGGCGGTTGATTTCCTTACGGGGAAATATCGCAACCCACGACTTTATGAAGTCACCATGGGCTTATGTGCCGAAATGCTGCAACTCGGTGGGCTAGCCGAGAATGAAGCGCAAGCGAGAGATAAACTCAATACCGTGCTCGATAACGGTAAAGCGGCAGAAATTTTTGGCCGCATGATCTCGGGCCTGGGTGGTCCAACGGACTTTATCGAAAATCCAGGTCTGTATCTGCCCGAGTCTAATATAGTTCGTCCGGTTTATGCCGAGCAAGCCGGTTTCGCATCGGCCATGGATACTCGAGAGCTAGGTATGGCTGTGGTCACTTTAGGTGGTGGACGCCGCAAACCCGGTGATGCACTAGATTACAGCGTGGGTCTGACTCAGGTCTGCGCCTTAGGCGATGAGATCACTAAAGATAAGCCTATTGCCATGATCCACGCTCAGTCTGAGAGCGCTTTCGAAGAAGCGTCTTCAGCAGTTAGAAATGCAATTCAGGTCACTGAGACTCGTTCCGAGAAGACGCCTGAAATTTATCGTTATATACGCGCCGAAGATCTGTAA
- a CDS encoding TatD family hydrolase, whose protein sequence is MPTMRLLDSHAHLDDALFDSDRDELFESMSLAGIETAIIPGVNPEGWAKQLQVAKQYSCPYGLGIHPWFCEDEPQRALEQLSEQVNACIHDPYLVAIGECGLDKIRKDNWQGQIIALEAQLSMARQLDLPVILHVVKAHSEMLAILKRYSLPRGGVIHGFYGSYEIANEYIKLGYKLGIGGLILNASAKKLKTCVAQLPLDSMLIETDSPAMTPQNSADSRNTPLILQSIIAEIANLHKKSSVLITEHTFRNSMQLFDLKLILI, encoded by the coding sequence ATGCCGACGATGCGATTACTTGATAGCCATGCTCATCTGGACGATGCTTTGTTCGATAGCGACCGGGACGAACTCTTCGAGTCTATGTCTCTGGCAGGCATAGAAACGGCTATTATCCCTGGAGTTAACCCCGAGGGCTGGGCTAAGCAACTGCAAGTCGCAAAGCAATATTCCTGTCCCTATGGCTTAGGCATTCACCCTTGGTTTTGTGAAGATGAACCACAAAGAGCCTTGGAGCAATTAAGTGAACAAGTTAACGCTTGTATCCATGACCCTTATTTGGTCGCCATAGGTGAGTGCGGTCTGGATAAGATACGTAAGGATAATTGGCAGGGACAAATTATTGCCCTAGAGGCTCAATTATCTATGGCTCGGCAACTAGATCTGCCGGTCATCTTGCATGTCGTTAAGGCACACAGTGAGATGCTCGCTATCTTGAAGCGTTATTCCCTCCCCAGAGGCGGGGTGATCCATGGCTTTTATGGCAGCTATGAAATCGCCAACGAGTACATAAAACTTGGTTATAAGTTGGGAATAGGTGGCTTAATTTTAAATGCCAGTGCCAAAAAACTCAAAACCTGTGTCGCTCAACTTCCACTCGATAGTATGTTAATAGAGACAGATTCTCCTGCTATGACACCCCAAAATTCAGCAGATTCACGCAATACGCCCCTTATTTTGCAGTCAATAATCGCAGAAATTGCAAATTTACATAAAAAATCCAGTGTTCTCATTACAGAACATACGTTTCGAAATTCGATGCAACTCTTTGACCTTAAATTAATTTTAATTTAA
- the deoC gene encoding deoxyribose-phosphate aldolase — protein sequence MSDLKQAAQKAIELMDLTTLNDDDTDQKVIELCHKAVTPAGNTAAICIYPRFIPIARKTLNDMGAESVRIATVTNFPHGNDDIAIAVLETRAAVAYGADEVDVVFPYRALMEGNETVGFELVKACKEACGEDVLLKVIIESGVLQDPALIRKASELCIDAGADFIKTSTGKVAVNATLEAAEIMMTVISEKNTKVGFKPAGGVRDAAAAKEFLGLAARLLGDDWATPRTFRFGASSLLVNLLHTLELGEAAKGKQGY from the coding sequence ATGAGCGATTTAAAACAAGCTGCACAAAAAGCCATTGAGTTAATGGATCTGACTACCCTAAATGACGACGATACCGATCAGAAAGTGATCGAGCTTTGTCATAAGGCCGTGACTCCGGCTGGCAACACTGCCGCCATCTGTATTTATCCGCGTTTTATTCCCATTGCCCGTAAGACACTGAACGATATGGGCGCCGAAAGCGTGCGTATCGCGACAGTCACTAACTTCCCCCACGGCAATGATGATATAGCCATCGCAGTATTAGAGACTCGTGCAGCCGTTGCTTACGGAGCCGATGAAGTCGATGTGGTTTTCCCATACCGCGCGCTGATGGAAGGCAACGAAACTGTTGGTTTCGAGTTAGTTAAAGCCTGTAAAGAAGCCTGTGGTGAAGATGTACTGCTAAAAGTTATCATCGAGTCTGGCGTGCTTCAAGACCCAGCTCTTATCCGTAAGGCGTCAGAGCTTTGTATCGATGCTGGTGCCGATTTCATTAAGACATCAACCGGTAAAGTTGCCGTTAATGCCACTCTAGAAGCGGCTGAAATTATGATGACTGTGATCAGTGAGAAGAACACCAAAGTAGGTTTCAAGCCTGCAGGTGGTGTCCGTGATGCTGCTGCTGCGAAAGAGTTTTTAGGCCTAGCTGCTCGTCTTCTTGGTGATGACTGGGCTACCCCACGCACCTTCCGTTTCGGTGCCTCTAGCCTACTGGTTAACTTGCTGCACACCTTAGAGCTTGGCGAAGCTGCTAAAGGTAAACAGGGCTACTAG
- a CDS encoding alpha/beta fold hydrolase — MTIEQNSIFIPYLDGELHLRQIKPVDADMSKPPIFMLHGAMSNGRVFYSDSGKGLGCFLAKSGFVVYVLDTYGRGLSTPKLRRGSTPGQGQVIRDQLPLIHHYILSLHPHNSQVHWCGHSWGGVLMASAISRYPLFQESVASLVTFGTKRSIKIKSWKKWLMVDIGWNKLAPLIAWSHGYLAAARWRIGMDNESRSSLAQSIDWVRGEWIDHDDGFDYGKAAINTAKQGKWPKAWFIAGLGDEVLGHPQDVLRMIKECQFYDVRYTLLSKAEGYRHDYGHGDMLTHTDATGDHFEEVKLWYEQIEVSQFLGAST, encoded by the coding sequence GTGACTATTGAACAAAACTCGATATTTATCCCTTATTTGGATGGGGAACTGCACCTTAGGCAGATAAAGCCTGTGGATGCGGATATGAGTAAACCGCCAATATTTATGCTTCATGGTGCCATGTCTAACGGTCGGGTTTTTTACAGTGATTCAGGTAAGGGATTAGGGTGTTTTCTGGCTAAGTCTGGCTTCGTTGTCTACGTGCTCGATACATATGGCCGTGGACTCAGTACACCAAAATTGCGGCGGGGATCTACACCCGGCCAAGGTCAGGTGATTCGAGATCAGTTACCCTTAATACATCATTATATCCTCTCCCTGCATCCGCATAACTCTCAAGTTCACTGGTGTGGTCATTCATGGGGCGGGGTGCTGATGGCCAGTGCTATATCCAGATACCCACTGTTTCAAGAGAGCGTCGCTTCCCTAGTCACCTTCGGCACTAAGCGTAGTATCAAGATAAAATCCTGGAAAAAATGGCTGATGGTCGATATCGGCTGGAATAAGCTTGCGCCGCTCATTGCTTGGTCTCATGGCTATCTAGCCGCCGCTCGTTGGCGCATAGGCATGGATAATGAGAGTCGCTCATCTCTGGCTCAGAGTATCGATTGGGTGCGAGGTGAATGGATAGATCACGATGATGGATTCGATTATGGCAAAGCCGCCATCAACACAGCTAAGCAAGGCAAGTGGCCAAAAGCCTGGTTTATTGCCGGCCTAGGAGACGAGGTATTGGGACATCCTCAGGATGTCCTAAGAATGATTAAGGAATGTCAGTTCTATGATGTTCGCTACACCTTATTGTCCAAGGCTGAAGGTTACCGCCATGATTACGGCCATGGGGATATGTTGACTCACACAGATGCTACAGGTGATCACTTCGAGGAGGTGAAGCTCTGGTATGAACAGATTGAAGTGAGTCAGTTCCTAGGGGCTAGCACCTAG
- a CDS encoding phosphopentomutase: MKRTIIMMMDSFGVGAASDAASFGDIGSDTFGSIAKACAEGKADIGRQGPLKLPNLCRLGLAMAGKESTGEFAAGFSDNVEVIGAYGHADELSTGKDTPSGHWEMAGVPVLYEWGYFSDLTNSFPKELTDKILARAGLDSYMGNCHASGTAILEELGEEHMRTGQPIFYTSADSVFQIACHEESFGLENLYTLCQIAREELEPYNIGRVIARAFVGTCASDFERTGNRRDYAVEPPAKTVLDKLVADGGEVVSVGKIADIYAHCGITKKVKATGLEALFDATLEQVKQAGDRSIVFTNFVDFDSHYGHRRDIAGYAKALEYFDSRMPEMLDILKEDDLLILTADHGCDPSWKGTDHTRERVPVLALGAGLEAGSLGRRKSFADIGQSIATYFKLEPMEYGESFVK; encoded by the coding sequence ATGAAAAGAACAATAATCATGATGATGGACTCATTCGGTGTAGGGGCTGCAAGTGATGCAGCATCTTTCGGCGATATAGGGTCCGATACTTTCGGAAGCATTGCCAAAGCTTGCGCCGAAGGTAAAGCCGATATCGGCCGTCAAGGACCACTTAAATTACCTAACCTTTGTCGTCTTGGTCTAGCCATGGCGGGTAAAGAGAGTACTGGTGAGTTTGCTGCGGGTTTTAGTGACAATGTCGAAGTGATTGGTGCCTATGGCCATGCCGATGAACTTAGTACAGGTAAAGACACGCCCAGTGGTCATTGGGAAATGGCGGGTGTGCCCGTCTTATACGAATGGGGATATTTCTCCGATCTGACTAATTCTTTTCCGAAAGAGCTGACCGATAAGATTCTGGCTCGTGCCGGACTCGACAGTTATATGGGTAACTGCCATGCGTCGGGTACAGCGATATTAGAAGAGCTTGGCGAAGAGCATATGCGCACCGGCCAGCCTATCTTTTATACTTCGGCGGATTCGGTGTTTCAGATAGCCTGTCACGAAGAGTCTTTTGGCTTAGAGAATCTTTACACTCTATGCCAAATCGCGCGAGAAGAACTTGAGCCATATAATATTGGTCGCGTGATTGCCCGTGCCTTCGTGGGTACTTGTGCCAGCGATTTTGAGCGTACCGGTAATCGTCGTGATTATGCAGTCGAGCCTCCAGCTAAGACGGTACTGGACAAGCTAGTTGCCGATGGCGGCGAAGTGGTCAGTGTCGGTAAGATTGCCGATATCTACGCTCACTGTGGTATCACCAAGAAGGTGAAGGCAACTGGGCTCGAAGCCCTGTTCGATGCCACGCTTGAGCAAGTTAAACAAGCGGGTGACAGAAGTATAGTGTTCACCAACTTTGTCGATTTCGACTCTCATTACGGACATCGCCGCGATATCGCCGGTTATGCCAAGGCGCTGGAATATTTTGATTCCCGTATGCCTGAGATGTTGGACATTCTCAAGGAAGATGATTTGCTGATATTAACTGCCGATCACGGCTGTGATCCAAGTTGGAAAGGCACAGATCATACTCGCGAACGTGTGCCTGTATTGGCATTAGGCGCCGGACTAGAAGCTGGATCTCTGGGACGTCGTAAGAGTTTCGCCGACATAGGTCAGTCTATCGCAACCTATTTCAAGCTTGAGCCGATGGAATATGGCGAGTCTTTCGTTAAATAA
- a CDS encoding AhpA/YtjB family protein, with the protein MAIAITLAVGLIQLWETSLLQGQQLLKSQTQMMARLLVQQTAYGAAPALQLQNDEQLQWLASALVLDPKVMSASIFSEDGQRLSFAQSVSDEDLEADSEELHQLLKRYPPYVEAVTQDGNNLGYIEVRLEPRLFFNEIKEAHLINMEQQQMMLIIAGLIGMLLSRSLSFKRADFDRRKTRAKLRKRPKKLDKVKIKVNKQDVASS; encoded by the coding sequence ATGGCAATTGCTATCACCTTAGCCGTGGGTCTTATCCAGCTGTGGGAAACTAGCCTACTACAAGGGCAGCAGCTTCTAAAGTCCCAAACACAAATGATGGCCAGATTACTGGTTCAACAGACAGCTTATGGCGCAGCTCCGGCGCTGCAACTACAGAATGATGAGCAGCTACAGTGGTTAGCCAGTGCATTGGTTTTAGACCCTAAAGTGATGTCAGCCAGTATTTTTAGTGAGGATGGACAGAGGCTGTCATTTGCCCAGAGTGTTAGCGATGAAGACCTGGAGGCAGATTCTGAGGAATTGCACCAGTTACTCAAACGTTATCCGCCTTATGTGGAAGCGGTAACCCAAGACGGGAATAACTTAGGCTATATAGAAGTTAGGCTAGAACCCAGACTCTTCTTCAACGAAATTAAAGAAGCACATCTGATCAACATGGAACAACAACAGATGATGCTCATCATAGCGGGCCTGATAGGCATGCTATTGTCACGTTCACTATCATTTAAACGTGCCGATTTCGATAGGCGTAAGACTCGCGCGAAATTAAGAAAGAGGCCGAAGAAGTTAGATAAAGTTAAAATTAAAGTTAACAAGCAAGATGTGGCGAGTTCCTAG
- the serB gene encoding phosphoserine phosphatase SerB translates to MESLSHNLLFSWLSSRESNRFSYQSQTLAKHMEAKAPICKTKIRCVYENRSDEAALAGAIGLLQQDLSLAIIERKTGLFCIEICAQESLNQAQVQVISSIPGVEVFPVSDKQAKLNLPGLLVMDMDSTAIEIECIDELAVMAGVGEAVAEVTERAMQGELDFEESLRARVARLEGADEQIIQDLCDRLPLMPGLVESVNELQSYGWKLVVASGGFTPFVGHLKHLLDLDAAYANELVIEQGKLAGTVTGQIVDAQFKADTVLRCAELWNIPVGQRLAIGDGANDIPMIQTADYGIAYHAKPKLEQAADVAICKLNLKVLPFLLLLS, encoded by the coding sequence ATGGAAAGTCTAAGTCATAACTTGCTGTTTTCTTGGTTATCGAGTAGAGAAAGTAACCGTTTTTCATATCAGAGTCAGACTTTGGCTAAGCATATGGAGGCTAAAGCTCCAATTTGCAAAACTAAGATCCGTTGTGTCTATGAGAATAGGTCAGATGAAGCTGCACTCGCTGGGGCCATAGGTTTGCTACAGCAAGATTTGAGTTTAGCGATTATCGAGCGTAAAACCGGACTCTTTTGCATAGAAATCTGTGCCCAAGAGTCACTAAATCAGGCCCAGGTGCAAGTGATATCCTCTATCCCTGGGGTTGAGGTTTTTCCTGTTTCAGATAAACAAGCTAAGTTAAACCTGCCAGGCTTGCTAGTGATGGACATGGACTCCACGGCGATTGAAATCGAGTGTATTGATGAGCTTGCTGTGATGGCAGGAGTCGGTGAAGCCGTGGCGGAAGTGACAGAACGCGCCATGCAAGGTGAGTTGGACTTTGAAGAGAGTCTACGTGCACGCGTCGCTCGGCTCGAAGGTGCCGATGAGCAGATTATTCAAGACTTATGTGATCGATTGCCCTTGATGCCGGGTCTGGTGGAGTCCGTTAATGAGTTACAGTCCTATGGCTGGAAACTCGTGGTGGCCTCGGGTGGCTTCACCCCCTTCGTCGGCCATCTGAAACACTTGCTTGATTTAGATGCCGCATATGCAAACGAGCTGGTTATCGAGCAAGGTAAACTTGCCGGAACCGTTACGGGCCAGATTGTCGATGCTCAGTTTAAGGCCGATACTGTGCTTCGCTGCGCCGAGTTGTGGAACATTCCCGTGGGACAAAGACTGGCTATCGGCGATGGTGCCAATGATATTCCCATGATCCAGACTGCCGATTATGGTATCGCTTATCATGCTAAGCCCAAACTTGAACAGGCGGCCGATGTCGCAATCTGTAAGCTCAACCTCAAGGTTCTGCCATTCTTGTTGCTGCTTAGTTAG
- the deoD gene encoding purine-nucleoside phosphorylase has product MATPHINAVDGAFADTVLFPGDPLRAKYIAETFLENVEQVTDVRNMFGFTGTYKGVRISVMGSGMGIPSCSIYATELIRDYGVKNLIRVGTCGAVSTDVKVRDVLIGMGASTDSQANRLRFKGQDFAAIADYGLLSAVVKAADAKGIKYRVGNLFSADLFYTPDPEMFDVMEKMDILGVEMEAAGLYGVAKEFGAKALCVVTVSDHIRTGEKTSAEERQTTFNEMIEMTLEAAITL; this is encoded by the coding sequence ATGGCTACACCACATATTAATGCTGTTGATGGTGCATTCGCAGATACAGTACTTTTTCCAGGCGATCCACTTCGTGCTAAGTACATAGCTGAGACGTTCCTAGAGAATGTTGAACAAGTGACTGACGTGCGTAACATGTTTGGTTTTACTGGTACTTACAAAGGTGTTCGTATCTCAGTTATGGGTTCAGGCATGGGCATTCCTTCTTGCTCTATCTATGCGACAGAACTTATCAGAGATTACGGCGTTAAGAACCTGATCCGTGTTGGTACTTGTGGCGCTGTTAGCACAGACGTTAAAGTACGTGACGTATTGATCGGCATGGGTGCAAGTACTGACTCACAAGCTAACCGTCTACGCTTCAAGGGCCAGGATTTTGCTGCTATCGCAGATTACGGTCTACTTAGCGCTGTTGTTAAGGCTGCTGATGCTAAAGGTATTAAGTACCGCGTAGGTAACTTGTTCTCTGCCGATCTGTTCTACACTCCGGATCCAGAGATGTTCGACGTGATGGAAAAGATGGACATTCTAGGTGTCGAGATGGAAGCTGCCGGTCTATACGGCGTAGCGAAAGAGTTCGGTGCTAAGGCATTATGTGTTGTGACTGTATCGGATCATATCCGTACCGGTGAGAAGACATCTGCCGAAGAGCGTCAGACTACCTTCAACGAAATGATCGAAATGACACTAGAAGCGGCTATTACTCTGTAA